Proteins co-encoded in one Aethina tumida isolate Nest 87 chromosome 7, icAetTumi1.1, whole genome shotgun sequence genomic window:
- the LOC109595045 gene encoding ATP-binding cassette subfamily G member 4, translating into MEGIKCLLNNNRSPGDCKVQIVRSSEQRGLQHLPERPKVDLAFSKLTYTVRQGKSDKVILKNVSGRLRSGELTAIMGPSGAGKSTLLNILTGYKTEGMHGDILMNNDVRDISRFRKLSAYIMQDNQLHGNLTVKEAMDVAAKLKIGDKTKEERESIISDILETLGLYEHRTTMTSGLSGGQKKRLSIALELVSNPPIMFFDEPTSGLDSSSCFQCISLLKDLARGGRTIICTIHQPSARLFEMFDHLYTLADGQCVYQGSTKQLVPFLGTLGLQCPSYHNPASYIIEVACGEYGDHTKKLVNAINNGVNDIVDGKPFPELKMIDNGLNNADVLANERLDTIIANNFAKATPNVLNEKNEFTYEAANDVEKNIAIPMDNEKTGVETPFLGTTVQQQPRYGTSELQQFFIILRRALLFSRRDWTLMYLRLFAHILVGFLIGALYFKIGNDASKVLSNLGFLFFNMLFLMYTSMTITILSFPLEMPVLLKEHFNRWYSLRSYYLAITISDMPFQAIFCVVYVTIVYFMTSQPPEPARYGMFLLACLLVSFVAQSVGLVVGAAMNVQNGVFLAPVMSVPFLLFSGFFVSFDAIPIYLRWITYLSYIRYGFEGTALATYSFDRPKLQCFVSYCHFKSPAVTLEELDMVNSNYTIDVIALVVIFFVLRISAFLFLRWKLKANR; encoded by the exons ATGGAGGGCATAAAAtgcttattaaataacaaccg GAGTCCCGGAGATTGTAAGGTGCAAATCGTCCGTTCGTCCGAACAAAGGGGATTGCAACACTTGCCGGAACGGCCAAAGGTGGATTTGGCCTTCTCCAAACTAACATATACAGTGCGACAAGGAAAAT CCGACAaagtaatattgaaaaatgtgaGCGGAAGATTAAGGTCCGGCGAACTGACCGCCATCATGGGACCATCGGGAGCTGGAAAGTCCACCCTTCTGAACATTTTGACTGGATACAA gaCAGAGGGTATGCACGGTGATATTCTAATGAACAACGATGTACGAGACATCAGCCGGTTCCGAAAACTGTCGGCCTATATTATGCAAGACAATCAGCTGCACGGCAATTTGACGGTCAAAGAGGCGATGGACGTGGCTGCAAAGCTGAAAATCGGCGACAAGACCAAGGAAGAAAGAGAATCCATC ATAAGCGACATTTTGGAAACGTTGGGATTGTACGAGCACCGCACCACCATGACCAGCGGACTTTCGGGCGGTCAGAAGAAGAGACTGTCGATCGCCCTCGAGCTCGTCAGTAATCCACCGATAATGTTCTTTGACGAACCCACCAGCGGTCTGGACAGCTCGTCCTGTTTCCAGTGCATATCCCTATTGAAAGACCTGGCGAGAGGCGGTCGCACAATCATCTGCACCATCCATCAGCCGTCCGCCAGGTTATTCGAGATGTTCGACCACCTGTACACGCTGGCCGATGGCCAGTGCGTGTACCAGGGCAGCACTAAGCAATTGGTGCCATTTTTGGGCACTTTAGGCTTGCAATGTCCATCTTATCACAATCCGGCGTCTTATATCATTGAAGTGGCCTGTGGGGAATACGGGGATCatactaaaaaattggttAACGCCATCAATAACGGGGTTAACGATATTGTGGACGGCAAACCTTTCCCTGAACTGAAGATGATTGATAATGGATTGAATAACGCGGATGTTTTGGCCAATGAAAGATTGGATACTATAATCGCCAACAATTTTGCCAAAGCTACACCGAATGTGTTGAACGAGAAGAATGAGTTCACTTACGAAGCGGCCAATGACGTCGAGAAAA atatcgCAATACCAATGGATAACGAAAAAACGGGTGTTGAGACTCCATTCCTTGGCACTACAGTACAACAACAACCTCGATATGGCACCTCAGAACTACAACAGTTCTTTATCATTTTAAGAAGAGCTCTTTTGTTTAGTAGAAGAGATTGG ACTCTTATGTATCTGAGATTGTTCGCCCACATATTGGTAGGCTTCCTTATTGGAGCTTTATACTTCAAAATTGGTAACGACGCCTCCAAAGTGCTCAGTAATCTCGGATTTCTCTTCTTCAACATGTTGTTCTTGATGTACACATCGAtgacaattacaattttatcgtTCCCATTGGAAATGCCCGTTTTGCTTAAGGAACACTTCAACAGATGGTACTCACTTCGTTCATATTACCTGGCCATTACTATATCCGACATGCCTTTCCAA gcaATTTTCTGCGTGGTTTATGTAACAATCGTCTATTTTATGACGTCGCAACCTCCCGAGCCCGCCAGATACGGAATGTTCCTGTTAGCCTGTCTGTTGGTGTCCTTTGTCGCTCAAAGCGTTGGCTTGGTTGTTGGAGCTGCCATGAATGTCCAG aacGGTGTCTTCTTGGCTCCCGTCATGTCGGTGCCTTTCCTTCTTTTCTCCGGCTTCTTTGTTTCATTCGACGCCATACCAATTTATCTCCGGTGGATCACGTACCTGTCTTACATCCGATATGGTTTCGAAGGTACTGCTCTCGCTACGTACAGTTTCGACAGGCCAAAACTGCAATGTTTCGTTTCCTATTGTCACTTTAAATCGCCAGCGGTGACTTTGGAGGAATTGGACATGGTCAATTCGAATTATACTATCGATGTCATTGCTTTGGTAGTTATTTTCTTCGTTCTGAGGATATCCGCATTCCTGTTCCTCAGATGGAAGTTGAAAGCGAaccgttaa
- the LOC109595034 gene encoding transcription initiation factor TFIID subunit 12, translated as MSVPITNNIIPQNIVINQVPMQHTIMTSVNANNGIPLATAIQHTNSTLEHTSASPTKVIHNHNNIHGLNTDHSSGQILTKTRLQDLVRDTDPSLNLEEEVEEIILNYVDEFVDRCLNGAALIAKNRHVNTIEVKDVQLFLNRNYNMWTPGFGTDELRPYKRSLTTDAHKQRTALIKKTLKKY; from the exons atgtcTGTACCAATAACTAACAATATAATACCGCAAAACATCGTAATAAATCAAGTGCCAATGCAACACACAATAATGACCAGTGTAAACGCAAATAATGGTATACCACTAGCAACGGCTATACAACACACAAATTCAACCTTAGAACACACAA gtGCAAGTCCTACAAAAGTTATACACAACCACAACAATATCCACGGACTCAACACAGACCACTCCTCAGGACAAATTCTAACGAAAACTCGCCTCCAGGATCTCGTACGAGACACTGATCCATCTTTGAACCTTGAGGAAGAAgtggaagaaataattttgaattatgttgACGAGTTTGTGGATCGGTGTTTGAATGGGGCTGCATTAATAGCAAAGAACAGGCATGTGAACACGATTGAAGTGAAGGATGTACAGTTGTTCCTCAATCGTAATTATAACATGTGGACGCCAGGATTTGGTACAGATGAACTGAGACCATACAAGAGAAGTTTGACAACTGATGCACATAAGCAAAGAACTGCCCTTATTAAGAAGACACTTAAAAAGTATTAG